In Rhodanobacter denitrificans, a single window of DNA contains:
- a CDS encoding AzlC family ABC transporter permease — MKIGLSIAVATGLYGVSFGALGVASGLGVWQTVVLSALMFTGGSQFAFIGVVAGGGAGSAAFGAATLLGVRNAVYGMQMNRMLRPRGWRRLLAAQVTIDESAATAAGQLDPDEQRRGFWAAGLGVFALWNLFTLAGALLGDALGDPRRWGLDGAAVAAFLGLLWPRLRAREPVALAVVCALVTVLALPRVPPGVPILLAALVAALWGWFSRGPADEGLEPDVDPAGYEDAGVPSQERH, encoded by the coding sequence GTGAAGATTGGCCTCTCGATCGCCGTGGCGACCGGGCTGTACGGGGTGTCGTTCGGTGCGCTGGGCGTCGCTTCCGGGCTCGGCGTGTGGCAGACGGTGGTGCTGAGCGCGCTGATGTTCACCGGCGGCTCGCAGTTCGCCTTCATCGGCGTGGTGGCCGGCGGCGGCGCCGGTTCGGCCGCGTTCGGCGCGGCCACCCTGCTCGGCGTGCGCAATGCGGTCTACGGCATGCAGATGAACCGGATGCTCCGGCCGCGCGGCTGGCGCCGGCTGCTCGCCGCCCAGGTCACCATCGACGAATCCGCCGCCACCGCCGCGGGCCAGCTCGATCCCGACGAGCAGCGCCGCGGCTTCTGGGCCGCCGGGCTGGGCGTGTTCGCGCTGTGGAACCTGTTCACCCTGGCCGGCGCGCTGCTCGGCGATGCGCTGGGCGATCCACGGCGCTGGGGCCTGGACGGCGCGGCGGTGGCCGCGTTCCTCGGCCTGCTGTGGCCGCGCCTGCGCGCACGTGAGCCGGTGGCGCTGGCCGTGGTTTGCGCGCTGGTTACCGTGCTGGCCTTGCCGCGGGTGCCGCCCGGCGTGCCGATCCTGCTCGCCGCACTGGTCGCGGCGCTGTGGGGCTGGTTCAGCCGCGGGCCGGCGGACGAGGGATTGGAGCCGGACGTCGATCCGGCCGGCTACGAAGACGCCGGCGT
- a CDS encoding MarR family winged helix-turn-helix transcriptional regulator: protein MSGFLAIEQKLAVSTRRHRGFPRDQAMLVRMVKLLHKLFSDHANLLLRTHDLTHPEYNVLMMLDGSEGGLSPSQLGEATSEKSSNTTRLIDQLLAKGLLTRSPSDEDRRMLVVQLTDEGEALIRQVVPAVTLQLQGFFAGITDAQRGQLEHLLKKVLRGVESQG, encoded by the coding sequence ATGAGCGGCTTCCTGGCCATCGAACAGAAGCTCGCGGTCAGCACGCGCAGGCACCGCGGCTTTCCGCGCGACCAGGCCATGCTGGTGCGCATGGTGAAGCTGCTGCACAAGCTGTTCAGCGACCACGCCAACCTGCTGCTGCGCACGCATGACCTGACCCACCCGGAATACAACGTGCTGATGATGCTCGACGGCAGCGAGGGCGGCCTGAGCCCGTCGCAGCTCGGCGAGGCGACCAGCGAGAAGTCGTCGAACACCACCCGCCTGATCGACCAGCTGCTGGCCAAGGGCCTGCTCACCCGCTCGCCCAGCGATGAGGACCGCCGCATGCTGGTGGTGCAGCTCACCGACGAGGGCGAAGCCCTGATCCGGCAGGTGGTGCCGGCGGTCACCCTGCAGCTGCAGGGCTTCTTCGCCGGCATCACCGACGCCCAGCGCGGCCAGCTGGAACACCTGCTGAAGAAAGTGCTGCGCGGAGTGGAGTCGCAGGGATGA
- a CDS encoding FUSC family protein — MSSTATAEPPATPPLPWRQQIAHAMAGEKAAWLFILKTLLAIYLTGWLAMRLQLGSPSVAMVTVVVVMNRQSGMVLAKSLYRGLGTLLGCTGAILAVALFPQQPLPLVLFISLWAGLCAGGAVLFRHFRAYAFVLAGYTAAMIVLPAMSHPVHVFDSAFARTSEVLLGLLVASVVFDAVFPIRLRGDLRGSADRNFDGFLDFIRDSSRGALVDHEAMERTQMRVVRGALGFEDLRTAAFFDDPSLRTRNGLLKLLNQRFMVSASRFQSLHHLVDRLRRKGSTTAAQALMRLLRPLGDALDERATRDDLDRLADQLAACHRRIAAQATHERAALEPSCRDDFDTGHALLRRFLDELRDYVRTKAHLDLGRRAGKPVPQARGRVHFARTNDSHAVMLAMLRSAAVTLVLSLLWLCSGWTGGAIALFGLVALISMASAAPDPVFVSKRIAIGHLLAPIVALPTYSVLPLLPTYPLLVLGTLPLLMLSLYLVTRPTLAIIGIAMSVGILVALAIGEAPHVDAPMYLNSGLSFAVGAWLAVAIFRLIPSGHGSKGRRRRLLRRLRGLVRLAAGAPLPGLLPRFESLARDLFQQIVAQTRPGSRHSRELLDWALMVHETGHALIGLRHDLAEQALPSALHADLDAALEALARVYERLDPADRAAALARVRHLLAQIDITRPTLREHLHLLLGALEDDDSVLAAGVARQHRLLRLPEATHAV; from the coding sequence ATGAGCAGCACCGCGACCGCCGAACCGCCGGCAACGCCGCCGCTGCCCTGGCGCCAGCAGATCGCCCACGCCATGGCCGGCGAAAAGGCCGCGTGGCTGTTCATCCTCAAGACCCTGCTGGCGATCTACCTCACCGGCTGGCTGGCGATGCGGCTGCAGCTGGGCTCGCCATCGGTGGCGATGGTCACCGTGGTCGTGGTGATGAACCGGCAGTCGGGCATGGTGCTGGCCAAGAGCCTGTATCGCGGCCTGGGCACCCTGCTCGGCTGCACCGGCGCGATCCTGGCGGTGGCGCTGTTCCCGCAGCAGCCGTTGCCGCTGGTGCTGTTCATCTCGCTGTGGGCCGGGCTGTGCGCCGGCGGCGCGGTGCTGTTCCGCCACTTCCGCGCCTATGCCTTCGTGCTGGCCGGCTATACCGCGGCGATGATCGTGCTGCCGGCCATGAGCCATCCGGTCCACGTGTTCGACAGCGCGTTCGCGCGCACCTCCGAGGTGCTGCTGGGCCTGCTGGTGGCCAGCGTGGTGTTCGACGCGGTGTTCCCGATCCGCCTGCGCGGCGACCTGCGCGGTAGCGCCGACCGCAACTTCGACGGCTTCCTGGACTTCATCCGCGACAGCAGCCGCGGCGCGCTGGTCGACCACGAGGCGATGGAGCGCACGCAGATGCGCGTGGTGCGCGGCGCACTCGGCTTCGAGGATCTGCGCACCGCCGCGTTCTTCGACGACCCTTCCCTGCGCACCCGCAACGGCCTGCTGAAGCTGCTCAACCAGCGCTTCATGGTCTCGGCTTCGCGCTTCCAGTCGCTGCACCACCTGGTCGACCGCCTCCGGCGCAAGGGCTCGACCACCGCCGCGCAGGCGCTGATGCGCCTGCTGCGCCCGCTGGGCGATGCGCTGGACGAACGCGCCACGCGCGATGACCTGGACCGGCTGGCCGACCAGCTTGCCGCCTGCCATCGACGGATCGCCGCGCAGGCGACGCACGAGCGCGCCGCGCTGGAGCCGTCCTGCCGCGACGACTTCGACACCGGCCACGCGCTGCTCCGCCGCTTTCTCGACGAACTGCGCGACTACGTGCGCACCAAGGCCCATCTGGACCTGGGACGCCGCGCCGGCAAGCCCGTGCCGCAAGCGCGCGGCCGCGTCCACTTTGCCCGCACCAACGACAGCCATGCGGTGATGCTGGCAATGCTGCGTTCGGCCGCGGTGACCCTGGTGCTGTCGCTGCTGTGGCTCTGCAGCGGCTGGACCGGCGGCGCCATAGCCCTGTTCGGTCTGGTCGCGCTGATCTCGATGGCGTCGGCGGCGCCGGATCCGGTGTTCGTCTCCAAGCGCATCGCGATCGGCCACCTGCTGGCGCCGATCGTGGCGCTGCCCACCTACAGCGTGCTGCCACTGCTGCCTACCTATCCGCTGCTGGTGCTCGGTACCCTGCCGCTGCTGATGCTGTCGCTGTACCTGGTCACCCGGCCGACGCTGGCCATCATCGGCATCGCCATGAGCGTGGGCATCCTGGTCGCGCTGGCGATCGGCGAGGCACCGCACGTCGACGCGCCGATGTACCTCAACAGTGGGCTGTCGTTCGCGGTGGGTGCCTGGCTCGCGGTGGCGATCTTCAGGCTGATTCCCTCGGGCCATGGCAGCAAGGGGCGCCGCCGCCGCCTGCTGCGCCGCCTGCGCGGGCTGGTCCGGCTCGCCGCCGGCGCGCCGCTGCCGGGCCTGCTGCCGCGTTTCGAAAGCCTCGCCCGCGACCTGTTCCAGCAGATCGTGGCGCAGACCCGGCCGGGCAGCCGGCATTCGCGCGAGCTGCTGGACTGGGCCCTGATGGTGCATGAAACCGGCCACGCCCTGATCGGGCTGCGCCACGACCTGGCCGAACAGGCGCTGCCGAGCGCGCTGCACGCCGACCTCGACGCCGCGCTGGAGGCGCTGGCCCGCGTCTACGAACGGCTGGACCCGGCCGACCGCGCGGCCGCGCTCGCCCGCGTCCGCCATCTCCTGGCGCAGATCGACATCACCCGCCCGACGCTGCGCGAGCACCTGCACCTGCTGCTGGGCGCGCTGGAGGACGACGATTCCGTGCTCGCCGCCGGCGTCGCCCGCCAGCACCGTCTGCTGCGCCTGCCGGAGGCCACCCATGCCGTATGA
- a CDS encoding DUF1656 domain-containing protein — MPYEVSIGGVYFPSVLMLAVLLLPALWLLDQLLGRIGLYRHATHPSLLRIALFTGVCSVATLALFS, encoded by the coding sequence ATGCCGTATGAGGTCTCCATCGGCGGCGTCTACTTTCCCAGCGTGCTGATGTTGGCCGTCCTGTTGCTGCCCGCGCTGTGGCTGCTCGACCAGCTGCTCGGCCGCATCGGCCTCTACCGCCATGCGACGCATCCGTCGCTGCTGCGCATCGCGCTGTTCACCGGCGTCTGCAGCGTGGCGACGCTCGCCCTGTTTTCCTGA
- a CDS encoding biotin/lipoyl-binding protein translates to MRSATLIRAGFTAAMVLLATAAAYIAWQHYMSSPWTRDARIRAEVVRIAPDVSGLITRVAVKDNQPVKKGDLLFVVDRDRYQLIADQAEADLAAAEAAAAAAGANTSAAAAGAQASEAEAAMRRLQAQRRDRLGDVISREARDDASAAAEAARASWRQAQAGRSAASASQRRAVVAVRQARIALERAQLDLARTEVRAPSDGSITNLDVRAGDFAEAGKPRMALVRRDDIWIYGYFEETKLPQVHVGDPVDIRLMAGGVRLRGRVDSVAVGIADGASPASDNLLAQVEPTFNWIRLAQRVPVRVRIDASSIPRGAVLAAGMSATLVVQGNRRD, encoded by the coding sequence ATGAGAAGTGCAACCCTGATCCGTGCCGGCTTTACCGCCGCGATGGTCCTGCTGGCGACGGCGGCCGCGTACATCGCCTGGCAACACTACATGTCGTCGCCGTGGACCCGCGACGCGCGCATCCGCGCCGAAGTGGTGCGCATCGCGCCGGATGTCTCCGGCCTGATCACCCGCGTCGCGGTGAAGGACAACCAGCCGGTGAAGAAGGGTGACCTGCTGTTCGTGGTGGACCGCGACCGCTACCAGCTGATCGCCGACCAGGCCGAAGCCGACCTCGCCGCCGCCGAAGCCGCCGCGGCGGCCGCCGGCGCGAACACCTCGGCCGCTGCCGCCGGCGCGCAGGCCAGCGAGGCCGAGGCCGCGATGCGCCGCCTGCAGGCGCAACGCCGCGACCGGCTGGGCGACGTGATCTCGCGCGAGGCGCGCGACGATGCCTCTGCCGCCGCCGAGGCCGCCCGGGCCAGCTGGCGTCAGGCGCAGGCGGGGCGCAGCGCCGCCAGTGCCAGCCAGCGGCGCGCGGTTGTCGCGGTGCGCCAGGCGCGCATCGCGCTGGAGCGCGCGCAGCTCGACCTGGCCCGCACCGAAGTGCGCGCGCCCAGCGACGGCAGCATCACCAACCTCGACGTGCGCGCCGGCGACTTCGCCGAGGCAGGCAAGCCGCGCATGGCCCTGGTCCGGCGCGACGACATCTGGATCTATGGCTACTTCGAGGAAACCAAGCTGCCGCAGGTGCACGTCGGCGATCCGGTCGACATCCGCCTGATGGCCGGCGGCGTGCGCCTGCGCGGCCGCGTCGACAGCGTCGCGGTGGGCATCGCCGACGGCGCCAGCCCTGCCAGCGACAACCTGCTCGCCCAGGTCGAACCCACCTTCAACTGGATCCGCCTGGCCCAGCGCGTGCCGGTGCGCGTGCGCATCGACGCGTCGTCGATCCCGCGCGGCGCGGTGCTCGCCGCCGGCATGAGCGCCACCCTGGTCGTCCAGGGAAACCGCCGGGACTGA
- the ubiM gene encoding 5-demethoxyubiquinol-8 5-hydroxylase UbiM, translated as MSFDIVVIGAGPAGLCFTRSLAGSGLRIALVERQEESALAAPADDGREIAITHRSQRLLRELGLWTRLRKEEVGTLRDAMVLDGDDHAGLMFRHDEAGTDQLGWLLSNHAIRRVAYEEVMTLPEVERITGARVGAVRTSAAGAEVDLDNGDTLRAQLVVAADSRFSETRRAMGIGAQMRDFGKTMLVLRMRHQVPHEQVAWEWFGHGQTLALLPLHDAHTSSVVLTLTPPAMRELLALDDAALEAAMAERFGHRLGSMAVAGPRCAYPLVGVYAQRFVAERFALIGDAAVGMHPVTAHGFNFGLLGQDLLARELRAAQAAGQSIAAPALLARYERRLRLATRPLYLATNALAGLYTDDRRPARVLRKLALGAGARLSPFRRLVMSGLTAEHGGMPAPLRLLRRPRPA; from the coding sequence ATGTCGTTCGACATCGTGGTCATCGGCGCCGGCCCGGCCGGCTTGTGTTTCACCCGTTCGTTGGCCGGCAGCGGCCTGCGCATCGCGCTGGTGGAGCGGCAGGAAGAGTCCGCGCTGGCCGCGCCGGCCGACGACGGCCGCGAGATCGCGATCACCCATCGTTCGCAGCGCCTGCTGCGCGAACTGGGCCTGTGGACGCGTCTGCGCAAGGAGGAGGTCGGCACCCTGCGCGACGCGATGGTACTCGACGGCGACGACCACGCCGGCCTGATGTTCCGCCACGATGAAGCAGGCACCGACCAGCTCGGCTGGCTGCTGTCGAACCACGCGATCCGTCGCGTCGCGTATGAGGAGGTGATGACGCTGCCCGAGGTCGAGCGCATCACCGGCGCGCGGGTCGGCGCGGTGCGCACCAGCGCCGCCGGCGCCGAGGTCGACCTCGACAACGGCGACACCTTGCGCGCGCAGCTGGTGGTGGCGGCGGACAGCCGCTTCTCCGAGACGCGCCGCGCGATGGGCATCGGTGCGCAGATGCGCGACTTCGGCAAGACCATGCTGGTGCTGCGCATGCGCCACCAGGTGCCGCACGAGCAGGTGGCGTGGGAGTGGTTCGGCCACGGTCAGACCCTGGCCCTGCTGCCGCTGCACGATGCGCACACCTCGTCGGTGGTGCTGACGCTGACCCCGCCGGCGATGCGCGAGCTGCTGGCGCTGGACGATGCGGCGCTGGAAGCGGCCATGGCCGAACGCTTCGGGCACCGGCTGGGCAGCATGGCCGTGGCCGGCCCGCGCTGTGCCTACCCGCTGGTGGGCGTGTACGCGCAGCGCTTCGTGGCCGAGCGCTTCGCGCTGATCGGCGACGCCGCGGTGGGCATGCACCCGGTCACCGCGCACGGCTTCAACTTCGGCCTGCTCGGGCAGGACCTGCTGGCGCGCGAGCTGCGCGCCGCGCAGGCCGCCGGCCAGTCCATCGCCGCGCCGGCGCTGCTGGCGCGCTACGAGCGCCGGCTGCGGCTGGCCACGCGCCCGCTGTACCTGGCCACCAACGCCCTGGCCGGCCTGTACACCGACGACCGCCGCCCGGCGCGCGTGTTGCGCAAGCTGGCACTGGGCGCCGGCGCGCGGCTCTCGCCGTTCCGGCGGCTGGTGATGTCCGGCCTCACTGCCGAGCACGGCGGCATGCCCGCGCCGTTGCGGCTGCTGCGCCGGCCACGGCCGGCCTGA
- a CDS encoding glutathione S-transferase family protein: MPLQLYAHPFSSYCQKVLIALYENGTAFEWRVLTPDDAATSAEFTALWPIRRMPLLRDGERTVMESSIIIEYLGQHHPGPVRLMPADAGAALEARLLDRFFDNYLQTPQQKIVFDSLRPAADRDPYGVREARAMLDTAYAWLDRKLAGRTWATGGDFSLADCAAAPALFYADWTHRIPATCSNVIAYRQRLLARPSFARAVDEARPYRSYFPLGAPERD; encoded by the coding sequence ATGCCGCTCCAGCTCTACGCCCACCCGTTCTCCTCCTATTGCCAGAAGGTGCTGATCGCGCTGTACGAGAACGGCACGGCGTTCGAATGGCGGGTGCTCACGCCGGACGACGCGGCCACCAGCGCCGAGTTCACCGCGCTGTGGCCGATCCGCCGCATGCCCCTGCTGCGCGACGGCGAACGCACGGTGATGGAGTCGAGCATCATCATCGAATACCTTGGCCAGCATCACCCCGGCCCGGTGCGCCTGATGCCCGCCGACGCCGGCGCCGCGCTCGAGGCGCGCCTGCTGGATCGCTTCTTCGACAACTACCTGCAGACGCCGCAGCAGAAGATCGTGTTCGACAGCCTGCGCCCCGCCGCCGACCGCGACCCCTACGGCGTCCGGGAAGCGCGTGCCATGCTCGACACCGCCTACGCCTGGCTCGACCGCAAGCTCGCCGGCCGCACCTGGGCTACCGGTGGCGACTTCAGCCTCGCCGACTGCGCCGCCGCGCCCGCGCTGTTCTACGCCGACTGGACCCACCGCATCCCGGCAACTTGCAGCAACGTCATCGCCTATCGGCAACGCCTGCTGGCGCGGCCCTCGTTCGCCCGCGCGGTGGACGAGGCGCGGCCGTACCGCTCCTACTTCCCGCTCGGCGCGCCCGAGCGCGATTGA
- the cycA gene encoding D-serine/D-alanine/glycine transporter has product MTASLEHPEHLRRSLSNRHLQLIAIGGAIGTGLFMGSGKTISLAGPSILLVYLIIGVMLFFVMRAMGELLLSNLEYKSFIDFSTDLLGPWAGFFCGWTYWFCWVITAIADVIAIAAYAQFWFPGLAPWIPAVLCVLLLLSLNLVTVKLFGELEFWFALIKIVAIVALIATGFALVAWGFTSPSGHKASLANLWSDGGFFPKGLSGFFAGFQIAVFAFVGIELVGTTAAETADPKRNLPKAINSIPVRIIIFYVLALIAIMVVTPWRLVEAGKSPFVELFVLAGIPAAASLINFVVLTSATSSANSGIFSTSRMLYGLAEEQHAPKTFARLSRAAVPSLGLLFSCFCLLLGAAMIYLIPDLITAFTLITTLSAVLFMFVWSLILFGYIAYRRQRPQLHQASIYKMPGGVFMCWACLAFFVFVLVLLSLQPDTREALIASPVWFVLLGIGYLWKGRRARRGVALPAE; this is encoded by the coding sequence ATGACCGCATCGCTGGAACACCCCGAGCACCTGAGGCGCAGCCTTTCCAACCGGCACCTGCAGCTGATCGCCATCGGCGGCGCGATCGGTACCGGCCTGTTCATGGGTTCGGGCAAGACGATCAGCCTGGCCGGGCCGTCGATCCTGCTGGTCTACCTGATCATCGGCGTGATGCTGTTCTTCGTGATGCGGGCGATGGGCGAGCTGCTGCTGTCCAACCTCGAGTACAAGTCCTTCATCGACTTCTCCACCGACCTGCTCGGGCCGTGGGCCGGCTTCTTCTGCGGCTGGACCTACTGGTTCTGCTGGGTCATCACCGCGATCGCCGACGTGATCGCGATCGCCGCCTATGCGCAGTTCTGGTTCCCCGGGCTGGCACCGTGGATTCCCGCGGTGCTGTGCGTACTGCTGCTGCTCAGCCTGAACCTGGTCACGGTGAAGCTGTTCGGCGAGCTGGAGTTCTGGTTCGCGCTGATCAAGATCGTGGCGATCGTCGCGCTGATCGCGACCGGCTTCGCGCTGGTTGCCTGGGGCTTCACCTCGCCGAGCGGGCACAAGGCTTCGCTGGCCAACCTGTGGAGTGACGGCGGGTTCTTCCCGAAGGGCCTCAGCGGTTTCTTCGCCGGCTTCCAGATCGCGGTGTTCGCCTTCGTCGGCATCGAGCTGGTCGGCACCACCGCGGCCGAGACGGCCGACCCGAAGCGCAACCTGCCCAAGGCGATCAACTCGATCCCGGTGCGCATCATCATCTTCTACGTGCTGGCCCTGATCGCGATCATGGTGGTGACGCCGTGGCGCCTGGTGGAAGCGGGCAAGAGCCCGTTCGTGGAACTGTTCGTGCTGGCCGGCATCCCGGCCGCGGCCAGCCTGATCAACTTCGTGGTGTTGACCTCGGCCACCTCCTCGGCCAACAGCGGCATCTTCTCCACCAGCCGCATGCTGTACGGCCTGGCCGAGGAGCAGCATGCGCCGAAGACGTTCGCGCGGCTGTCGCGCGCGGCGGTGCCGTCGCTGGGCCTGCTGTTCTCCTGCTTCTGCCTGCTGCTGGGCGCGGCGATGATCTACCTGATCCCCGACCTGATCACCGCGTTCACCCTGATTACCACGCTGTCCGCGGTGCTGTTCATGTTCGTGTGGTCGCTGATCCTGTTCGGCTATATCGCCTACCGGCGCCAGCGGCCGCAGTTGCATCAGGCGTCGATCTACAAGATGCCCGGCGGCGTATTCATGTGCTGGGCCTGCCTGGCGTTCTTCGTGTTCGTGCTGGTGCTGCTGAGCCTGCAGCCGGATACGCGCGAGGCGCTGATCGCCAGCCCGGTGTGGTTCGTGCTGCTGGGCATCGGCTACCTGTGGAAGGGACGCCGGGCACGCCGTGGCGTGGCCCTGCCGGCCGAGTAG